One Entomomonas asaccharolytica DNA segment encodes these proteins:
- a CDS encoding helix-turn-helix domain-containing protein, producing MSVGTRLKEERLRLKLSQEEFGQLGGVAKIAQFNYEKSKRRPDIDYLEKIYKNGVDILYVVTGRRDDFSKDEVELINLFREAPLKKKIIILNLLSESSD from the coding sequence ATGAGTGTAGGGACGCGTTTAAAAGAAGAAAGATTACGTTTAAAGCTTTCTCAAGAAGAGTTTGGCCAATTAGGCGGAGTAGCGAAAATCGCTCAATTCAATTATGAGAAAAGTAAGCGTAGACCAGACATAGATTATTTAGAAAAAATTTATAAAAATGGTGTTGATATTTTGTATGTGGTTACAGGTAGAAGAGATGATTTTTCTAAAGATGAAGTAGAGTTAATTAATTTATTTAGAGAAGCCCCTCTAAAGAAGAAAATAATTATCCTCAATCTTTTATCAGAAAGTAGTGATTAG